The following coding sequences lie in one Glycine max cultivar Williams 82 chromosome 19, Glycine_max_v4.0, whole genome shotgun sequence genomic window:
- the LOC100816768 gene encoding pentatricopeptide repeat-containing protein At2g30780 isoform X3 codes for MRRVWRFSSDATRRAQLLLLLQSHYFHGFSNPKTTPSLATALSHHRNLNSVPNACSDLIPLFTAKSCSSAKEDLINKASILKNELIRESSDSARVLSILDDNSDTLIQRHPDGSVLLRLMNQLNSNPSLALQVFSWRRKRSNVENPMDAYEYSKGIKAAGRSGNVDLAVKLFKEAAVKGIKTTSTYNALMGACMSNGLADNCQSLFCDLKRDPTCDPSIATYNILLSVFGRLMLVDHMEATFREIQKLTFTMNICTYNHMIAGYITAWMWDDMENVFQMLKRSPVEPNMKTYMLMLRGYANSGNCFWKIPKCILVMAREEIKA; via the exons ATGAGGCGAGTGTGGAGATTCTCTTCCGACGCAACAAGGCGAGCTCAGTTGTTGTTGCTCTTGCAATCCCATTATTTCCATGGATTCTCAAACCCCAAAACCACTCCCTCTTTGGCCACGGCGCTATCTCATCATCGCAATCTCAATTCCGTGCCAAACGCATGCTCTGACCTCATTCCCTTGTTCACTGCCAAGTCTTGCTCTTCAGCCAAAGAGGATCTCATCAACAAGGCCTCCATTCTGAAGAACGAGCTCATACGAGAATCCAGCGACTCTGCTAGGGTTCTGAGCATTTTGGACGATAATTCCGACACTTTGATTCAGCGTCACCCCGATGGATCTGTGTTGCTCAGGCTTATGAATCAATTGAATTCAAATCCTTCCCTTGCCCTCCAG GTGTTTAGTTGGAGAAGAAAGAGATCAAATGTTGAAAACCCTATGGATGCGTATGAGTACTCAAAGGGTATAAAAGCTGCAGGTAGATCTGGGAATGTTGATTTAGCTGTTAAGCTCTTTAAGGAGGCTGCTGTCAAAGGTATCAAGACGACCAGCACTTACAATGCGCTTATGGGTGCTTGTATGTCCAATGGTCTTGCTGATAACTGCCAGTCcttgttttgtgatttgaagAGGGATCCGACTTGTGATCCTTCTATTGCCACGTACAATATTCTTCTATCTGTTTTTGGTCGCTTGATGCTGGTTGATCACATGGAAGCAACATTTAGGGAGATACAAAAGTTAACCTTCACCATGAACATCTGCACTTACAATCACATGATTGCTGGATATATCACGGCTTGGATGTGGGATGATATGGAAAATGTGTTTCAAATGTTGAAGAGGAGCCCCGTTGAGCCTAACATGAAAACCTACATGCTAATGCTTCGTGGGTATGCAAATTCAG GTAATTGTTTTTGGAAGATACCAAAGTGTATATTGGTTATGGCTCGAGAAGAGATCAAAGCATAA
- the LOC100816768 gene encoding pentatricopeptide repeat-containing protein At2g30780 isoform X2, producing MRRVWRFSSDATRRAQLLLLLQSHYFHGFSNPKTTPSLATALSHHRNLNSVPNACSDLIPLFTAKSCSSAKEDLINKASILKNELIRESSDSARVLSILDDNSDTLIQRHPDGSVLLRLMNQLNSNPSLALQVFSWRRKRSNVENPMDAYEYSKGIKAAGRSGNVDLAVKLFKEAAVKGIKTTSTYNALMGACMSNGLADNCQSLFCDLKRDPTCDPSIATYNILLSVFGRLMLVDHMEATFREIQKLTFTMNICTYNHMIAGYITAWMWDDMENVFQMLKRSPVEPNMKTYMLMLRGYANSGHFAFYSIWKREHSRHRCHSNTDNCSGDKLIL from the exons ATGAGGCGAGTGTGGAGATTCTCTTCCGACGCAACAAGGCGAGCTCAGTTGTTGTTGCTCTTGCAATCCCATTATTTCCATGGATTCTCAAACCCCAAAACCACTCCCTCTTTGGCCACGGCGCTATCTCATCATCGCAATCTCAATTCCGTGCCAAACGCATGCTCTGACCTCATTCCCTTGTTCACTGCCAAGTCTTGCTCTTCAGCCAAAGAGGATCTCATCAACAAGGCCTCCATTCTGAAGAACGAGCTCATACGAGAATCCAGCGACTCTGCTAGGGTTCTGAGCATTTTGGACGATAATTCCGACACTTTGATTCAGCGTCACCCCGATGGATCTGTGTTGCTCAGGCTTATGAATCAATTGAATTCAAATCCTTCCCTTGCCCTCCAG GTGTTTAGTTGGAGAAGAAAGAGATCAAATGTTGAAAACCCTATGGATGCGTATGAGTACTCAAAGGGTATAAAAGCTGCAGGTAGATCTGGGAATGTTGATTTAGCTGTTAAGCTCTTTAAGGAGGCTGCTGTCAAAGGTATCAAGACGACCAGCACTTACAATGCGCTTATGGGTGCTTGTATGTCCAATGGTCTTGCTGATAACTGCCAGTCcttgttttgtgatttgaagAGGGATCCGACTTGTGATCCTTCTATTGCCACGTACAATATTCTTCTATCTGTTTTTGGTCGCTTGATGCTGGTTGATCACATGGAAGCAACATTTAGGGAGATACAAAAGTTAACCTTCACCATGAACATCTGCACTTACAATCACATGATTGCTGGATATATCACGGCTTGGATGTGGGATGATATGGAAAATGTGTTTCAAATGTTGAAGAGGAGCCCCGTTGAGCCTAACATGAAAACCTACATGCTAATGCTTCGTGGGTATGCAAATTCAG GTCACTTTGCATTTTACTCTATTTGGAAAAGAGAACATAGTAGACATAGATGTCATTCAAATACTGATAATTGCTCCGGTGACAAATTGATTCT GTAA
- the LOC100816768 gene encoding pentatricopeptide repeat-containing protein At2g30780 isoform X1, whose amino-acid sequence MRRVWRFSSDATRRAQLLLLLQSHYFHGFSNPKTTPSLATALSHHRNLNSVPNACSDLIPLFTAKSCSSAKEDLINKASILKNELIRESSDSARVLSILDDNSDTLIQRHPDGSVLLRLMNQLNSNPSLALQVFSWRRKRSNVENPMDAYEYSKGIKAAGRSGNVDLAVKLFKEAAVKGIKTTSTYNALMGACMSNGLADNCQSLFCDLKRDPTCDPSIATYNILLSVFGRLMLVDHMEATFREIQKLTFTMNICTYNHMIAGYITAWMWDDMENVFQMLKRSPVEPNMKTYMLMLRGYANSGNLEKMEEIYSFITDRVDIKEISLIRCMICAYSRSSDADRLKKIELLLKFIPGKEYRPWLNVLLIKLYAKEDWLEKMENAINEAFEHGTSITTKGILRCIVATYYRYNAVEKLENFVRRAEISGWSICRSAYHCKLVMYGSQLPLMHNVLEEMEMVNLECTKKTLWIMYKAYMRNGQSSMVLKTLGQMFKHGYEVPLSAFPS is encoded by the exons ATGAGGCGAGTGTGGAGATTCTCTTCCGACGCAACAAGGCGAGCTCAGTTGTTGTTGCTCTTGCAATCCCATTATTTCCATGGATTCTCAAACCCCAAAACCACTCCCTCTTTGGCCACGGCGCTATCTCATCATCGCAATCTCAATTCCGTGCCAAACGCATGCTCTGACCTCATTCCCTTGTTCACTGCCAAGTCTTGCTCTTCAGCCAAAGAGGATCTCATCAACAAGGCCTCCATTCTGAAGAACGAGCTCATACGAGAATCCAGCGACTCTGCTAGGGTTCTGAGCATTTTGGACGATAATTCCGACACTTTGATTCAGCGTCACCCCGATGGATCTGTGTTGCTCAGGCTTATGAATCAATTGAATTCAAATCCTTCCCTTGCCCTCCAG GTGTTTAGTTGGAGAAGAAAGAGATCAAATGTTGAAAACCCTATGGATGCGTATGAGTACTCAAAGGGTATAAAAGCTGCAGGTAGATCTGGGAATGTTGATTTAGCTGTTAAGCTCTTTAAGGAGGCTGCTGTCAAAGGTATCAAGACGACCAGCACTTACAATGCGCTTATGGGTGCTTGTATGTCCAATGGTCTTGCTGATAACTGCCAGTCcttgttttgtgatttgaagAGGGATCCGACTTGTGATCCTTCTATTGCCACGTACAATATTCTTCTATCTGTTTTTGGTCGCTTGATGCTGGTTGATCACATGGAAGCAACATTTAGGGAGATACAAAAGTTAACCTTCACCATGAACATCTGCACTTACAATCACATGATTGCTGGATATATCACGGCTTGGATGTGGGATGATATGGAAAATGTGTTTCAAATGTTGAAGAGGAGCCCCGTTGAGCCTAACATGAAAACCTACATGCTAATGCTTCGTGGGTATGCAAATTCAGGTAATCTGGAAAAGATGGAAGAGATATATTCCTTTATAACGGATCGTGTTGATATAAAGGAAATTTCATTAATCAGATGTATGATATGTGCCTATTCTAGAAGTTCTGATGCAGATAGACTTAAGAAGATAGAATTATTGTTGAAGTTTATTCCAGGAAAAGAGTACAGGCCATGGTTAAATGTTTTATTGATTAAACTCTATGCCAAGGAAGACTGGTTAGAGAAAATGGAGAATGCTATAAATGAGGCATTTGAGCATGGGACTTCTATAACAACCAAGGGTATTTTGAGATGCATAGTTGCAACTTATTATCGATACAATGCAGTAGAAAAGCTAGAAAATTTTGTGAGACGTGCTGAAATCTCTGGGTGGAGTATCTGCCGATCCGCATATCATTGTAAGCTAGTCATGTATGGGTCACAGCTGCCCTTAATGCATAATGTCCTTGAGGAGATGGAAATGGTCAACCTTGAATGCACAAAGAAAACATTATGGATAATGTACAAAGCTTACATGAGAAATGGCCAGAGTTCCATGGTTTTAAAAACATTGGGACAAATGTTCAAGCATGGTTATGAAGTTCCTTTGAGTGCATTTCCATCATGA
- the LOC100817314 gene encoding probably inactive leucine-rich repeat receptor-like protein kinase IMK2 — MDDVAFYSLLFLCFFQSVRGILDPNDFLALQSIRKSLHDVPGSNFFSSWDFTADPCNFAGVFCADDKVIALNLGDPRAGSPGLTGKLDPSISKLSALADFTVVPGRIYGPLPQSLSQLKNLRFLGLSRNFISGQIPSGLGQLRNLRTIDLSYNQLTGTIPPSIGAMPELTNLFLCHNRLSGSVPSFASSYSLTRLELKHNTLSGSFAEDSLPPSLQYLSLSWNRFTGPVDRLLTRLNRLNFLDLSLNQFTGPIPAQLFTFPLTNLQLERNQFSGPIQPVNEVTIQTVDLSYNRLSGEVSPMLASVQNLYLNNNGFTGQVPGSFVERLLAAGIQILYLQHNFLTGIAISPTAEIPVSSTLCLQYNCMVPPVQTACPFNAGKRKIRPAQQCNR; from the coding sequence ATGGACGACGTCGCTTTTTACTCTCTGCTTTTCCTGTGCTTCTTTCAATCGGTGCGAGGGATTTTGGACCCCAACGATTTCCTCGCTCTGCAATCAATTCGGAAATCCCTTCACGATGTTCCCGGTTCCAATTTTTTCTCCTCCTGGGACTTCACCGCCGACCCCTGCAACTTCGCCGGCGTTTTCTGCGCCGACGACAAAGTCATCGCGCTCAACCTCGGCGATCCTAGAGCCGGTTCTCCCGGTCTCACCGGAAAACTTGACCCTTCCATTTCCAAACTCTCCGCTCTCGCAGACTTCACCGTCGTTCCGGGAAGAATCTACGGTCCTCTCCCTCAGTCTCTCTCTCAGTTAAAAAACCTCCGCTTCCTCGGCCTCAGCCGCAACTTCATCTCCGGCCAGATTCCTTCAGGTTTAGGTCAGCTCCGGAATCTCAGAACAATCGATCTCAGCTACAACCAACTCACTGGAACAATCCCTCCCTCCATCGGAGCAATGCCGGAGCTAACAAACTTATTCCTCTGCCACAACCGTCTCTCCGGTTCTGTTCCCTCGTTCGCTTCCTCTTATTCCCTAACCCGGCTCGAACTCAAACACAACACTCTCTCCGGTTCGTTCGCAGAGGATTCTCTCCCTCCTTCCCTACAGTACCTCTCTTTATCATGGAACCGGTTTACTGGACCGGTGGACCGGCTATTAACCCGGCTCAACCGGCTCAACTTCCTGGACCTTAGTTTAAACCAGTTCACAGGCCCAATCCCGGCCCAACTATTCACATTCCCTCTCACAAACCTCCAACTCGAAAGAAACCAGTTCTCGGGTCCAATCCAACCGGTTAATGAGGTGACGATCCAGACCGTCGATCTCAGCTACAACCGGTTATCCGGTGAGGTGTCGCCCATGCTAGCAAGCGTGCAGAACCTGTACCTGAACAACAACGGCTTCACAGGGCAGGTTCCGGGTAGCTTCGTGGAGCGGTTACTGGCGGCGGGCATTCAGATATTGTATTTGCAGCACAATTTTTTGACCGGAATCGCGATAAGCCCGACGGCGGAGATTCCGGTGAGCAGCACCCTGTGTTTGCAGTATAACTGCATGGTGCCGCCGGTTCAGACGGCGTGCCCCTTCAACGCCGGCAAAAGGAAAATAAGACCAGCGCAGCAGTGCAACCGCTAA